In Anopheles gambiae chromosome 2, idAnoGambNW_F1_1, whole genome shotgun sequence, a single window of DNA contains:
- the LOC1278822 gene encoding uncharacterized protein LOC1278822 isoform X12: protein MELNGTHTDSSELSSKYRHRDELTMGAERKEKRRSKIYYDDFVTLDTTVMLKVYVGALSLHYEALSVEASKQTTAEEIVSCIVERLGLTGNNYELAEVAGECKERRLSAHEKPVSVMLLWPMHSEKDFHRFYLREIQSDVPWLDSYGLDPQILRDFIPFLLQKENREYPDLCQLPDLNEATLLENLRQRFEAGHIYTYVGSILIAVNPFKFHPIYNPKYVRLYQNQRIGPILPPHIFAIADNAYYNMLKEKRNQCIVISGESGSGKTESTNFLLHHLTALSQKGAHGSGVEQTILSAGPVLEAFGNAKTAHNNNSSRFGKFIQVNYRENGMVQGAVVQKYLLEKSRIVSQGHYERNYHVFYYLLSGATDAERDALHLLPAEKYHYLNAKNLTLENCDEKYEFSRLKQSMEMVGFSAEKQRRLFNVLSAVLLLGNVEFFPKKSTYHHDESVQVRNPDVVGLISELLRVKQETLMSALTSKRVKASGETLIMQYKLPEAIAARDALAKCLYGALFDWIVLQVNHALLNKDQVLHTGHSIGVLDIFGFEDFGPQNSFEQLCINYANEHLQYYFNLHVFKYEQKEYKREGIKWTDIEFLDNYGCLQLFESKPSGLLCILDDLCNFPGATNETLLQKFNSVHKDNAFYEKPQRKENAFIIKHYAGKVKYQVAEMREKNLDLMRQDIVSVLKNSSMAFVRELVGADPVAVFRWAILRAFFRGYFAFRSAGIKHRKERADMSYNKLATKTRYRAPNDSIVSHLVTVSSVNLTINRIAKNKSFRPRERPKKGLKNLQSVKTLSAGQNLSNQTSAIKTRKQPLTVTAQFQNSLIALMETLNQANPFFIRCIKSNPNKIPNQFDDATVTRQLRYTGMLETVRIRRAGYNVRLTYEEFIQLYRILLPKGLVSSQKDVRDFMSTMDLNKQHYQLGLTKIYMRESQKMRLDISLHTKIIDSIICIQRWFRAILQRKKYCQYRNAACTIQSYWRDYLREKQEKFTRKIRNHAATVIQATWRGYTVRKWYSKLKTGVLIIQARIRGNQARSRFKELLSKKLQRERAKLRSTQSLPVERPIGTTAAGGSYGGGGGGAGGGGSTYPEIVHAIEHRKKPIPAVGRSFETAIDIVNKNRALFADDSMSADFIDDDEDEEEEEEEETTGSRQATITATCGEEEEDEEDDEEGYEDLGLVDDPQYMANNRSALMHPVKTAAPVTTSPTVNSALLDRNEKYIKSLVISGGGGGGATASSSPSAGGGGGGNASSVGSSVSGAYQKAPLQRQEDVLDRPLRMYDIERASKSTFDDTELAKYRYERGGGVSSTVKLPVRRVDSGPSSVAGSGTGSGGSTMGRPGIQRFRYGDTASYGGSGMIRNQNHSNNSYSNSNVEIVFVNTGLDSVGAPAGSGGTGSLSSSPAARNLNRNSISSGTLTQTQVPPSLASSMRRDSLPLSHHLGTRTPGDEINSNYHMHQQQQQLQQQHQQQQQQQQQQQQQQHQHQQQPLSPSSSSVASHHQQSQTGSPMSHSPQSLPLVGSAGHIGNYQNLQFPPTSNYHQHHHHHQQSVYNNNAQPVSTGAKMVTSTPYGAAGSNSSYATGASASASSQRVSAAYPDDFAQNYYTTTTTTPKGKAAALLGTAKSEDSAVTNAGLGQSKYPLDRATLAKADSSDMVLSAGNKSAINQGAGNASGRRIKSTNLSEEQLVGSSGSSVSYHPGTGLTRRGPVGTSASGGSGNTSSTGVAGDTLKRRNSDPTNKIPLLEVNRGNDMYQSSTRINIAGHQFRKVQRINKAERCACCQEIDSFVNEGYRCLDCKVLVHTKCIQNGGIKSLQCAVAKRSKRIRTGGAGGGSGGLGGSSSKHDKHHPIGGGSASGQKISSTREYTDSTDKIISDAKELQLMQDFITQKICKMESDCEKPSEVDRVFKQALREFKDNLVAQYSVAHRQNSDVLNIKYRDLIANFEQVIETTSGRKNDFPLTMGVNAFRGFMNEFMNSRETEKPKTKRKKDKKRKHDDHTTFNGHTFQLTILNIATACEICQQFLLWPIERGLVCQNCKLTCHKKCYQKSASCNKIANADPNSLLGAGGSGSAVVAGGCGPDGQPLYGGGIPTKLFGVPLTALCGNSSDGVKIPAQINKLIMMIEMHGLYSEGIYRKSGVSSKIKDLKAKMDRAVTSADGGGGEMDFESYNVHVLTNVLKSFLREMPEPLLTFDRYDDFLRAADLSDGSDRVQTLLSLVKKIPPAHHCLFERLIFHLALVAKLEQYNRMSASSLAIVFAPCVLRTNRYVPAQDSLNDIGRQTKCMETLITQKMLNVKSTLADIDTLDTAAHTATARLSTLRSSKVFTQEEMANARGGSGIAVGGLLETETEEMLLEGHIQEIRKEKALLTSTLPSLARASSDDDLLSTDLDGEGGSLDDLSNSKEKDLDVSSGGGGGGGGGGGGGGSSNMISDSGISIRYQAPSDHGGSSNVSLNNDVPMAVSYSLRDQSGAGGAGGGGGGGASAAGMEYFHKMGPSSGASSAPGVKTKSLSHQTLLEREAFLRGSGSTSVSSPQSPTAATSVTASSTPSSSASAPSMMKSQQQNGNGANGSTGGASAGGASAAGSGTGGGGPGSGGSIASTATNSGAAGKRASDINLSHSMITLATTSHSLGGSTTSNSSSSGVGGSSGSTGSGSDLQRQKPISRSVSGGYEVSHHGSTVSGSGSGSTHASTNHRILIQASSALPITPGATIAASPSGSGSGATSTSASSSSINSANLHAKDNNGMGKDGLSSSGGNSSTTTTTKLVSRRMSAGTNKRSGGGAGPSGGSNSAAGGPGPPAGDDEPIMV, encoded by the exons ATTCTATCTACGTGAAATACAAAGCGACGTTCCTTGGCTAGATAGTTACGGACTCGATCCACAGATACTTAGAGACTTTATACCGTTTCTGTTGCAGAAAGAAAATAGGGAATATCCTGACCTGTGCCAACTACCAG ATCTTAACGAAGCAACGCTACTCGAGAACCTTCGCCAGCGGTTTGAGGCCGGCCACATATACACGTACGTCGGCAGCATCCTGATCGCAGTCAATCCGTTCAAGTTTCATCCCATCTACAATCCAAAGTATGTGCGGCTCTACCAGAACCAGCGGATCGGGCCGATCCTGCCCCCGCACATCTTCGCCATCGCGGATAACGCTTACTACAACATGCTGAAGGAAAAACGAAACCAG TGTATCGTCATCAGCGGTGAGAGTGGTTCCGGCAAAACCGAAAGCACCAACTTCCTGCTTCACCATCTGACGGCCCTCTCGCAGAAAGGTGCCCATGGGTCCGGCGTAGAGCAGACCATCCTCAGTGCCGGACCCGTTCTGGAAGCGTTTGGCAATGCGAAAACggcgcacaacaacaacagcagccgtTTCGGCAAGTTCATCCAGGTAAACTACCGCGAGAATGGTATGGTGCAGGGCGCTGTGGTACAGAAGTATCTGCTCGAGAAGAGCCGAATCGTCTCACAAGGACACTACGAGCGCAACTACCACGTGTTTTACTATCTACTGTCGGGCGCAACCGATGCGGAGCGGGACGCACTGCATCTGCTGCCAGCGGAAAAGTACCACTACCTGAACGCAAAGAATCTCACGCTGGAAAACTGTGACGAAAAATACGAGTTCTCACGCCTGAAGCAGAGTATGGAGATGGTTGGCTTTTCGGCGGAGAAGCAGCGGCGCCTGTTCAACGTCCTGtcggccgtgctgctgctcggtaaCGTCGAGTTCTTCCCGAAAAAGTCCACCTACCACCACGACGAGAGTGTGCAGGTACGAAATCCGGATGTGGTGGGACTAATATCGGAGCTGCTGCGCGTTAAGCAGGAGACACTGATGTCGGCGCTCACGTCCAAGCGCGTGAAGGCCAGCGGCGAGACGCTGATCATGCAGTACAAGCTGCCGGAAGCGATTGCGGCACGGGACGCGCTAGCGAAGTGCCTTTACGGGGCGCTGTTCGATTGGATTGTGCTGCAGGTGAACCATGCGCTGCTGAACAAGGACCAGGTCCTGCATACGGGTCACTCGATCGGCGTGCTGGACATATTCGGCTTCGAGGATTTTGGGCCACAGAACAGCTTTGAGCAGCTGTGTATTAACTATGCAAACGAGCATTTACAGTATTACTTCAATCTG CACGTGTTCAAATACGAACAAAAAGAATACAAACGCGAGGGAATTAAATGGACTGATATAGAATTTCTAGACAATTACGGTTGCTTGCAGCTGTTTGAATCGAAACCTTCCGGTTTGTTGTGTATACTGGACGATCTGTGCAA tTTTCCCGGTGCCACGAACGAAACGTTGCTGCAAAAGTTCAACAGTGTTCACAAGGATAACGCATTTTACGAAAAGCCACAGCGCAAAGAGAACGCATTTATTATAAAGCATTACGCGGGCAAGGTGAAATATCAG GTCGCCGAAATGCGTGAAAAGAATCTCGATCTAATGCGGCAGGATATTGTGAGCGTGTTGAAAAACTCGAGCATGGCGTTTGTTCGCGAGCTGGTCGGTGCCGACCCGGTGGCCGTATTCAGGTGGGCCATTTTACGGGCCTTTTTTCGCGGCTATTTCGCATTCCGGTCGGCCGGAATTAAGCATCGCAAGGAGCGGGCTGACATGTCGTACAACAAGCTGGCCACCAAGACGCGATACCGTGCGCCGAACGATAGTATCGTGAG CCATCTCGTGACGGTCTCATCGGTGAATCTAACAATCAATCGAATTGC gaaaaacaaatccttTCGTCCACGGGAGCGACCGAAAAAGGGACTAAAGAATCTTCAGTCGGTAAAAACGCTTTCAGCTGGCCAGAATCTGTCGAATCAAACCTCTGCTATCAAAACACGTAAACAGCCACTTACTGTGACCGCCCAGTTCCAGAACTCTCTGATCGCGTTGATGGAAACCTTAAATCAG GCAAACCCATTCTTCATTCGATGTATCAAATCGAATCCGAATAAAATACCGAACCAGTTTGACGATGCCACCGTTACGCGACAG CTTCGCTACACGGGCATGCTGGAGACGGTCCGCATTCGTCGGGCTGGTTACAATGTACGTCTGACGTACGAAGAGTTCATTCAGCTGTACCGCATCCTGCTACCGAAGGGCTTGGTCAGCTCCCAGAAAGATGTGCGGGACTTCATGAGTACGATGGATCTGAACAAGCAGCACTACCAGCTCGGGCTGACCAAGATCTACATGCGCGAGTCGCAGAAGATGCGGCTGGACATCTCGCTGCACACAAAGATCATCGACAGCATTATCTGCATTCAGCGCTGGTTCCGGGCGATTTTGCAGCGGAAAAAGTACTGCCAGTACCGGAACGCGGCCTGCACTATCCAGTCCTACTGGCGCGACTATCTGCGCGAGAAGCAGGAGAAGTTTACGCGCAAAATACGCAACCACGCGGCTACGGTGATCCAGGCGACCTGGCGTGGCTACACGGTACGCAAGTGGTACAGCAAGCTAAAGACGGGCGTGCTGATCATTCAGGCGCGCATCCGTGGCAATCAGGCACGATCGCGCTTCAAGGAGCTGTTGAGCAAAAAGTTGCAGCGAGAGCGGGCCAAGCTACGCTCCACTCAAAGCCTGCCCGTAGAGCGACCGATCGGAACGACAGCTGCTGGCGGATCGTAcggtggaggtggaggaggagcaggaggaggagggtcTACGTATCCCGAGATTGTGCATGCGATCGAGCATCGGAAGAAGCCGATCCCGGCAGTGGGACGCAGCTTCGAGACGGCCATTGATATAGTGAACAAAAATCGGGCACTGTTCGCTGACGACAGCATGTCCGCGGACTTTATCGACGatgacgaggacgaggaggaagaggaggaggaagagacCACGGGCAGCCGACAGGCGACGATCACTGCGACATGcggcgaggaggaggaagatgaGGAGGACGATGAGGAGGGTTACGAGGATCTTGGTTTGGTGGACGATCCGCAGTACATGGCGAATAACCGATCGGCCCTGATGCATCCCGTTAAGACGGCTGCCCCTGTCACAACGTCACCGACGGTAAATAGCGCACTATTAGATAGGAATGAAAAGTACATCAAAAGTCTGGTCATAtccggaggaggaggaggaggtgccACTGCTTCCTCTTCGCCGTCGGCAGGAGGCGGCGGTGGAGGGAACGCTTCCAGTGTCGGCAGCAGTGTAAGCGGCGCGTACCAGAAAGCGCCGCTGCAGCGCCAAGAGGACGTGCTGGACCGGCCGCTCCGGATGTACGACATCGAGCGGGCGAGCAAGAGCACGTTCGACGATACGGAGCTGGCCAAGTATCGGTACGAGCGGGGCGGCGGTGTGAGCAGCACGGTGAAGCTGCCGGTGCGACGCGTCGATTCGGGCCCGTCGTCGGTGGCAGGCAGCGGCACGGGCAGCGGGGGATCGACCATGGGTCGGCCAGGGATTCAGCGGTTTCGCTACGGTGATACAGCGTCGTACGGCGGCAGTGGCATGATTCGAAATCAGAACCACAGCAATAATAGTTATAGTAATAGTAATGTTGAAATCGTGTTTGTAAATACCGGACTAGATAGTGTCGGGGCGCCGGCAGGATCCGGTGGTACCGGTTCCCTTTCGTCGTCCCCGGCCGCCAGGAATCTCAATCGAAACAGCATTAGCAGCGGAACGCTTACCCAAACGCAAGTACCACCGTCGCTAGCGAGCAGTATGCGGCGGGACTCGTTGCCGCTGAGCCATCACCTGGGCACGCGCACGCCGGGAGACGAAATTAACTCCAACTATCATAtgcatcagcaacaacaacagttgcagcaacaacatcagcagcaacagcagcagcagcagcagcagcagcagcagcagcatcaacatcaacagcagccgcTATCGCCATCTTCCTCTTCCGTCGCTTCGCACCACCAGCAGAGTCAAACAGGCTCCCCAATGTCCCACTCGCCTCAGTCGCTGCCGTTGGTCGGCTCGGCAGGTCACATCGGAAACTATCAGAATCTGCAGTTCCCGCCGACCTCCAactaccaccagcaccatcaccatcaccagcagtcGGTGTACAACAATAATGCGCAGCCCGTCAGCACGGGTGCCAAAATGGTCACCTCGACTCCTTACGGCGCCGCCGGCAGCAACAGTTCGTACGCGACGGGAGCCTCGGCCTCCGCCAGCAGCCAGCGCGTATCGGCAGCCTATCCGGACGATTTCGCACAAAACTATTACaccacgacgaccacgacACCGAAGGGTAAGGCGGCCGCACTGCTAGGCACGGCCAAATCGGAGGACAGCGCGGTAACGAACGCTGGCCTCGGCCAGTCGAAGTATCCGCTGGATCGAGCGACGCTCGCCAAAGCGGACAGCAGCGATATGGTGCTGTCGGCTGGCAACAAATCAGCGATCAATCAAGGCGCCGGCAACGCTAGCGGCAGgcgcatcaagtcgacgaatCTCAGTGAGGAGCAGCTGGTCGGTAGTTCGGGTTCCTCCGTCAGCTACCATCCCGGCACGGGGCTGACACGGCGCGGTCCCGTCGGCACGAGTGCGAGCGGCGGTAGTGGCAACACGAGCAGTACCGGTGTCGCCGGCGATACGCTCAAGCGCCGCAACTCGGACCCGACCAACAAAATCCCGCTGCTGGAGGTGAACCGGGGCAACGACATGTACCAGTCGAGCACGCGCATCAACATCGCCGGCCACCAGTTCCGGAAGGTGCAGCGTATCAACAAGGCGGAACGGTGCGCCTGCTGCCAGGAGATTGATTCGTTCGTGAACGAAGGCTACCGGTGTCTCGACTGCAAGGTGCTGGTGCACACCAAGTGCATTCAGAACGGGGGCATCAAATCGCTGCAGTGTGCGGTGGCCAAGCGCTCGAAGCGCATTCGCACGGGCGGTgccggtggcggcagcggcgggcTCGGCGGGTCGTCGAGCAAGCACGATAAGCATCACCCGATCGGGGGCGGCAGCGCCAGCGGTCAGAAGATTTCGTCCACGCGCGAATACACCGACTCGACCGACAAGATTATCAGCGATGCCAAAGAGCTGCAGCTAATGCAGGACTTCATCACGCAGAAGATCTGCAAGATGGAGAGCGACTGCGAGAAACCGTCGGAGGTGGACCGGGTGTTCAAGCAGGCGTTGCGCGAGTTCAAGGACAACCTGGTCGCCCAGTACAGTGTGGCGCATCGGCAGAACTCGGACGTGCTGAACATCAAGTACCGGGATCTGATCGCCAACTTCGAGCAGGTGATCGAGACGACGTCCGGCCGCAAGAACGACTTTCCGCTGACGATGGGCGTAAACGCGTTCCGCGGGTTTATGAACGAGTTTATGAACTCGCGCGAAACGGAAAAACCGAAAACGAAGCGAAAAAAGGATAAGAAGCGGAAACACGACGATCATACCACGTTCAACG GACATACATTCCAGTTAACGATACTCAACATTGCGACGGCATGTGAAATTTGCCAACAGTTTCTCCTGTGGCCAATTGAGCGAGGACTG GTGTGCCAAAATTGCAAACTTACCTGCCACAAAAAGTGCTACCAAAAGTCGGCATCCTGCAACAAGATCGCCAACGcggacccgaactcgctgctgGGCGCCGGTGGCAGTGGTTCGGCCGTGGTGGCCGGCGGCTGCGGCCCGGACGGTCAACCGCTGTACGGTGGTGGCATACCGACGAAGCTGTTCGGTGTGCCGCTGACGGCCCTCTGTGGCAACAGCAGCGACGGGGTGAAGATACCGGCCCAGATCAACAAGCTGATCATGATGATCGAAATGCACGGTCTGTACTCGGAGGGCATCTACCGGAAGAGCGGCGTCAGCTCGAAGATCAAGGACCTGAAGGCGAAGATGGACCGGGCAGTGACGAGCGCcgatggcggcggcggcgagaTGGACTTCGAGTCGTACAACGTGCACGTGCTGACGAACGTGCTGAAGTCGTTCCTGCGCGAGATGCCCGAACCGCTGCTGACGTTCGATCGGTATGACGATTTTCTGCGTGCCGCCGATCTGTCCGACGGTAGCGATCGCGTCCAGACGCTGCTGTCGCTGGTGAAGAAAATACCGCCCGCCCATCACTGTCTGTTCGAGCGGTTAATCTTTCACCTGGCGCTGGTGGCGAAGCTGGAACAGTACAACCGCATGTCGGCCAGCTCGCTGGCGATCGTGTTTGCGCCGTGCGTGCTGCGCACGAACCGGTACGTGCCGGCGCAGGACAGCCTGAACGACATCGGACGCCAGACGAAGTGCATGGAAACGCTCATCACGCAGAAGATGCTGAACGTGAAGAGCACGCTGGCGGACATCGACACGCTCGACACGGCGGCGCACACGGCGACGGCCCGGCTCAGCACGCTGCGCAGCAGCAAGGTGTTTACGCAGGAGGAGATGGCGAATGCGCGCGGCGGCAGTGGCATAGCGGTGGGCGGGCTGCTCGAAACCGAAACGGAGGAGATGCTGCTGGAGGGCCACATACAGGAGATCCGGAAGGAGAAGGCCCTGCTAACGTCAACGCTGCCGAGCTTGGCGCGCGCCAGCTCGGACGACGATCTGCTCTCGACCGATCTGGACGGCGAGGGCGGCAGCCTGGACGATCTAAGCAACAGCAAGGAGAAAGACCTGGACGTgagcagcggtggtggtggtggcggcggtggaggaggaggaggaggaggaagtaGCAACATGATTAGTGACAGTGGCATCTCGATTCGCTACCAGGCACCCTCGGATCACGGAGGTAGTAGTAATGTTAGTCTTAATAATGACGTCCCGATGGCTGTGAGTTATTCGTTACGTGATCAGAGTGGAGCGGGCGgtgcaggtggtggtggtggtggtggtgcctcCGCCGCCGGGATGGAGTACTTCCACAAGATGGGTCCTTCGTCCGGTGCGAGTTCGGCACCCGGCGTGAAGACGAAGTCTCTCTCCCACCAAACGCTGCTCGAGCGGGAAGCCTTCCTCCGGGGCAGCGGTTCCACCTCTGTCTCCTCGCCGCAGTCCCCGACGGCCGCAACATCGGTCACGGCGTCCTCCAccccgtcgtcgtcggcaTCAGCCCCATCGATGATGAAGTCGCAGCAGCAGAATGGAAACGGCGCCAACGGTAGTACCGGTGGTGCCTCCGCGGGAGGCGCGAGCGCAGCTGGCAGCGGTACGGGCGGCGGCGGACCGGGTAGCGGTGGTTCGATAGCATCGACGGCCACCAACAGTGGTGCTGCTGGCAAGCGTGCCAGCGACATCAATCTGAGCCACTCGATGATAACGCTCGCGACGACGTCCCACAGCCTGGGCGGCAGTACGacgagcaacagcagcagcagcggcgtcgGTGGCAGCTCCGGCAGTACCGGCAGCGGTAGCGACCTGCAGCGACAAAAGCCCATCAGCCGGAGCGTCTCCGGTGGTTACGAGGTGAGCCACCATGGCTCGACCGTGTCGGGCTCGGGGTCCGGTTCGACGCACGCATCGACCAACCACCGGATACTGATACAGGCGTCGTCAGCGCTACCGATCACGCCCGGTGCCACCATCGCTGCCTCCCCGTCCGGGTCCGGCTCCGGTGCTACGTCCACGTCCGCCTCCAGTTCTTCCATCAACTCCGCGAACCTGCACGCGAAAGACAATAATGGGATGGGCAAGGACGGCCTGTCATCGAGCGGTGGCAattcctccaccaccaccaccaccaaactgGTGTCTCGCCGGATGTCCGCCGGCACTAACAAACGGTCTGGCGGGGGTGCTGGTCCTTCCGGCGGTTCGAACAGTGCTGCCGGTGGACCAGGCCCGCCTGCCGGTGACGATGAACCGATCATGGTTTGA